A region of the Pirellulales bacterium genome:
AGCCACGATCACTGCCTTCCGCCGACTTAAAGCCTATCCGAGAACCTTGGCGGCTCTCAAGGCGACGATAGCGAATTGAAAATGGAGCAGGCCCAGATAATTCGCGGCTTTCTTTTCCCAGCGGATCAACAAGCGCCGTGCGCGGTTGAGCCAGGAGTGCGTGCG
Encoded here:
- a CDS encoding IS5/IS1182 family transposase, producing RTHSWLNRARRLLIRWEKKAANYLGLLHFQFAIVALRAAKVLG